The DNA region TTCCCAGCTCTGTCTCCCATCTTGCCCTGACCCCCGCCACCCCCAAGCTTGtcatctcctttctccttcccactCCACGGCCTAGCTGTGGAAGCTCTGGCAAGTtttaccctctctgggccttggttttttcatctataaaatgggctagTAACAGTAGTTCTGTTTGATGCTTAACGAAATTATTACACATAGGACTCTCAGCCCTGTATCTGGCACCTCGTCACAGCTCAAAGCATGCTGGCTACTAATTAAAAGGGTAGTGATGGTTGTGGTAGTCGCAATCATTCCTCAGCCCTTTGTCTCCCAACTTCTGCCCGCCTCCTCGCCCCTCTGCCCTTGGAGTCCCTCCTTTTAGCCTCCAGGCTGATCCTACCTCTGACCCTTATCTGTGTGACCTGGAACAAGTTTCTATACatctctgggactcagtttcctcatctgtaaaaggataCCGCCCCATGGCAATGCAGAGAACAGTTCGCACCCCGAGTGCTCTGAACAGTGCCGGCATGCAGTGGGTGCCCGGCGAAGTGCTCCCACCATTACTAGAAGGCCCAGCACCTCCAGTCAGGCCCCCTTCTGTCCCCTCAGCCTCCAGCACCCGCCACCGCCCCCCGACATCTCCTGCCGCAGTCCAGACCCGGAGGTTTGGCCTGGAGGGGCCTGGGGATCCAGACCCGAGGGCCGGAGAGAAGGAAGTGCCCCAAACTTACACATTTACTAAGGGTCCTCAGGGCCAGAGGATCCCACCCAGGagtcaggggccctcagcagagGGGTCCTCGAACTCTTGTGACCCCTTCTCAGACTCCTGCcctgacacacagacacacagacacacacttgcCTTCATCTTTTGCGGACAGAACCGTACCATCCAAGTGGGCAAACCTGAGTGAGGTGAGGGAAGGAACCAGGTGCTGGCATGCTCTCCAGGACCATTTTCCCCGCACCCCACTGATAGCTGGTTTGGTCCCTCAGTCTGGGATGGGGACCCAGGGTTCCTGGCTTCTGAGGTCTCCCTACTggcctccctcttccctttcccGCTCCCCACCTGGACCCCAAGGGCCATTCAGCAAACTTTCTTCCAGCGGGGgcaggggagctgggggtggaagGAGCAGGAGGTGGGGGGGCTGTTGTGAGGAGCCCCCCTGGATTCCAGGGCAAGGCGTTCATCTCCAAACAGATGTTTCCAATGAATCACCCTGCACTCGAAGGGCAGAAGCAGCTGGGGGCTTGGCAGGGGCCGAGGTGACAGTTAACTACTTCCCAGCTGCCCCTCCACCCCTCTCTGCCACCACTCTCACCAAAATCCCCAGACCCCAAGAGCAGGAGAGTGGATTTCATGTGGGGTAAGAAGGTGGGGTGCAGGCCCCtgcgcttctcctcttgcccgcaCCTCTGTCTGTTCTTGAATGACCCCTGGCCTGGAAGTCAGGGGCCAGGCTCCACTTGGAGGCTATTCTGTGATGCACCTCTGGGCAAGTCAGTTCTGCTCTCTGGGCCTCCACCTCCTCATCTGCAAAAATGCAGATCAGCTAGGTAACCTGGGGTGTATCTAGGAACGAAGCCAGCAGGAGTCGAGCAGATCCCTGGGGGACTGCGCCGGCCACCCTAtcccccaccttctcctccaTCACCGTTTTCTCATGGTCTCTCTAGGCCAGCCCCAGgggaaccccttggactgcacccCACTAGTGGCGAATGGCTCTGGCCACCCCTCGGAGCTGGGCGGCGCCAGGCGGACGGGGAATGGTGCCCTGGGTGGCCCCAAGGCCCACCGGAAGTTGCAGACGCACCCGTCTCTGGCTAGCCAGGGCAGTAAGAAGAGCAAGGGGAGCACCAAGTCCGCTGCCTCCCAGATTCCCCTCCAGGCGCAGGAAGGTAAGCGCCCCACTCCGCCTCTCCAGAGGAGAAGCCTCCCGAAGTCTGATGCAGGGAGTGGCAGCAGCATCTTTACTAGGTTGCTTAGAAGCGTGGCACCCTATCCCCACGCCAGGCCCTCAAGGTCCAAACctctgggtggggcccaggagtttagattttaacaagctctccagggaatctgatgCAGGACAGAGAACCTTGCAGAGGACACTTGCTGGGTAAAGGAAGACACATCTGAGCTCTCAAGACCACCCCTTCTCATCCCTCCTCTCTCAGAGTTGCTGTAACAGGGAATGGAACCATCTGGGCTGGTCCAACCAAAGCCACCCCATTTCTGGAAACACGAATTTTCCTTGAGGAATGGACCATTTGCCTAGTGAGAGCACAATAGCAGAATAAAATGATGCGCCATCAGATGCTTAATTGGGGGAAAGGTGGGAGGTGCAAAGTGCAGTGGGAGGTCAGAGCACCTGGATACTCCCGCCATTGTTCCTGCCGCACAGAGGTCCTCTGGGGGGCTGTCCTGGGCAATCAGGTCCCCCACCCCACAGGCATGAGTTCAGCAAGGTGATGGCTGCCTGTAACCCAGTGATGCTTGGCCTTAACCCCAGAACTTTTAAGTAGTTTCTCTCCATGTTGGGAGACTCTGGCTGGTCCTCTGCAGACAGAATTCAGTATACACCTGAAATCAGTGTACAGAATTCAGCGTACACCTTTGCACATGACATGTTCATAACTTTCACCCTTCCCCCCCAGAGCAGATTATGCCCAAGAACCTTATTTATGAAGGGGATATTCGTACATTTAAAGTGAACAGGGAGGCCTTccttcgtggtccagtggctaagactccacgctcccgatgcaaggggcctgggtttgattcctggtcagggaataccACAaataagacccagtacagccaaataaacaaatatgttttaaaatgaaacaaagttaACGGAGCATGACCcatgagccaggcactgtgcagTGTGCGAGGCACCCAGGACCTGGTTTCATAAAGCGTTCATGAGAGACACAAACAGCTCATCTCACTCTGCAATACGATATATCAGGAGTGATAAAGTGAACGCGGGGATACCCACACCAGCCCCGGAAACCGGGGCGGGGAGTCTGGGAAGGCTCTGAAGGTGGCCGAGCGAGCCTTAAAGGACCAGTAGGAGGATCCAGCCAGGGCACGTTAGCACGGAGGTGAGAACTGGCTTATGCGGCCAGTTGATGAAGTTCCAGGGGAGGACTGGGGAGAGGTGAGGCTCCTAGTGGGGcgtccaggtggtgctagtggtaaagaacccacttgccaactcagaagacctaagagatatgggttccatccctgagtagGGAGAagcccctggaggatggcatggcaatccactccagtattcttgcctagagaatcccatggacagagaagcctggcaggctacagttcttagGGTTGCAAAAGATTCCCTGTACACAGGTCCGGGGTGTGGTCATCAGAGCCACCGTGGCAGTGTGAGACTCCCACCGGACCAGCAGCCTATGCCAGGGGCCCACCTGGTCAGGGGAACTGGACACGACCTATGGCCCGGCCCCTGGGAGGAGTGCCAGCCAAGCACCCTGGCCACACGCTGAGCAGTTCAGAGCCTGGGCTGCTGGGCCAGCGCCGCCACGTCCAGCTGGATGCCTGAGGGCGGGAGCATGCGTCAATTCCTTCCCcttatatttatttactcagcACCCACAGTGTGCCCGTGTTGGATGCCCGCCCTTTTGATGCTGGTACTCTAGTAGGTGGCAGAGCTGTGTAAGCCGTGGAAGGTGATGAGTCCTAGGCAGGGAGGCAGAGCAGGCCTGTGGGAGGGGACGGGGGTGCTGGGGTCAGGTGGGCAGCTTGCACTATTGAAGAGTATGCTCGAGGAAGGCTTCACCGAGGGGAGACATTTGAAGGAGGAGAGATAGAGTGAGCGGAGCAGGTTTCTGGGGCTAGAGCGCCGAGAGAACAAGGAGGCTGTGCCTGCAAGGATGGGGAGCAGCCAGTGTGGCCACAGCGGAGTGATGGGAGAGGGGCCTTGGGGGCCACTGAGCACTCTGGGCGGGAAGGATGGAATCCAACGGAAGTCTTTCAGGGGTCCTCTGGCCTCCGTGTGAATGCAGGGGTGGCCAGAGGCGGGGAGTGAGTGAGGATGCTGTCACTGGGCAAGGGCTGAGCAGGGTGGTAGGATTCCGCATAGATTatctatttatttcacttttgtctgtgctcagtctctctctagctgcagagagcggGGTCTACCCTAGTCACAATGTGCAGGCTCCTCattgcttctcttgttgtgaagcaggGCTCTAAGGCACATGGGTGCGGCagctgcagttcccaggctccagggcacaagctcagtagctgtggaccttgggcttagttgctccacagcatgtgggatctttccggaccagggatccaaccagtatcctctgcattggcaggtggattcttgaccactggaccacctgggaagtccctggatcAGTTTTGAATAAACTTCTCCGAGCCTCCGTTTCTTCATCTCTATCGAGGGGTTGACACAGCCCCACCTCAAGAAGTTGTtacaagtttcagttcagttctgttcagtcactcagtcgtgtccaactctttgcgaccccatgaatcacagcttgccaggcctccctgtccatcaccaactcctggagttcactcaaattcatgtcaatcgagtcagtgatgccatccagccatctcatcctctgtcgtccccttttcctcctgcctccaatccctcccagcatcagagtcttttccagtgaatcaactcttctttGCTAGAAGTTTAAAAGAGTTTAATTCCTGCGCAACACTTAGAACAGGGTCTGGAACATACCCATCCTGGGTATGTTCATGAAATAGATAAACGACCGAGGGAGTCGGTCCCTCGGAAGCAGGGACTCAGGATCTAGGCTGCTGGGTTTCAGACCCTCACTCCCTGTGACTTCCCTGTGCCTTGGGGTCACCTGGAAGGTGGGCCCCCATTTCCCAGTACTCAGGGTTGCACGAGCGTCACTCCTCACCGAGTGAGCCCCTGGCCCTCTCGCCCGCAGACTGCTGCGTCCACTGCATCCTGTCCTGCCTGTTCTGCGAGTTCCTGACGCTGTGCAACCTGGTCCTGGACTGCGCCACGTGCGGCTCCTGCAGCTCCGAGGACtcatgcctctgctgctgctgctgcggctccGGCGAGTGTGCTGACTGCGACCTGCCCTGTGACCTGGACTGCGGCATCCTGGACGCCTGCTGCGAGTCGGCCGACTGCCTGGAGATCTGCATGGAGTGCTGCggcctctgcttctcctcctgacccctgcACGCTCCAGAGGCCACCCATGTCCCTGGCTGTCGCCCCAGGCCGCGCCGCCCCTCCCCCTGGGCCCTTCCCATCAGCCCTGCACCCTCCTGGAACCCCAGCCCGGTGAGAGGGGGTGCCGGTCCTCCTTCCCGGTTTCCCAGGACCTAGTTGGGGGCCACAGAAGGGGGAGCTGCTCCTGGATCAGCTGCCAGGGCTGCCGAACACTGTGAaagttgggggaggggcagggacgtGGGGGAGGCTGGGGCACGGGGGCTGTGCGCTTCTCTACCTCTCACTGCCCCTGtgcctgcctcccctgccccccatcccagGCTTCGAGGACagcaaaatgtgaaaagaaacacACCCCACCCGACCTCAGCCAAACCCCTCCCCAATCCCCCTCCTGGGGTCTTGGTGGGGGGGCCTGACCCATACAGTGACCCCGGAGGGCAGGGCTGGCCTTgggcccagggtggggtgggaggggggaacgGTATAGAAAAGactggaaggggagagggagggaatggAGGGTGGGTCTGTTCTATTTGTTGCTGTAAATAAAGATGTATGTCCATCTCAGATTTCCTCAGGACTCATGAGTAGCAGCCGTGGACCAGGACTCTCAAAAGCAAACACTCCCACAGCCCTCCCTGCACCCTCCCTAAtgaatagggctttcctggtttCTGGGCCCCCCCGCCCTTGTTTCATGTCTCCccctgagggaaggaaggaagaggggtaCCCACTCCCCACCTTTATTTCCCTCTTCCGGCCAAAGGGATGGAGAAGCCCAGACAGGGAAGAGTTAACCCCTGGCATAGAATTAATTAACAGCAGATGTGCTCAGGTTTTGATTAATTAATCTCCTGCTGACTCCAGTTTCTCGAAGCCATAATGGCTCCGAGGCATAGGGCGACGCCTGTGTCAGTGGCCGAGCCGTGCCTGGGGAGGGGGCAACCAGCGTGGCACTGGAACGCGTTTGTGGCCTGAGTGGGTTTCACGTGGCCCAGCTGCAGTTGACCCCCTGATTGCCAGGGGGCTGAGATAGAAGAAAGCTGTCAGGACTGGTGGGAGCCTCAGAGGTCACGTGTCCAAGGCCCTTGGTGTGGggtaggggttgagggttggagGGGGAAGACCTGAGCACTGAGGCTGAGCGTTGGGAGGGCTGCCTGGACCAAGCCCCCCTCCACCCGGTCCTGGACCTGGGGGAAACCAGGATGGGTTCAGGGTGAGTGAGAGGACGTCTCGTGGTTGCCCTTGGATTGTCCTGAGGAGAAGACGTGGCCGAAGAAGCCCTTGAAAGATGGAGACCTCCCGGGAAACTGGCGGTGCTGCTTCCAGGAACAAAGGGTGGAGAGGCCCCGATGGATtctggaggaaaggagggagctCAGGAAAAGGGCCAGATGAAATCTGAACTCTGTGAAGGAATGCCACGCTAAGAGCAGCCCACGGCCTTAGGCGTGGGCTGCAGTGTCAGCAAGAGGAGGTTACAGGAGGTGGTGAGGACAGCccccagcaccccccacccccagcaaactCATACGCATGTACTCAGACCTCACTTCACCAGCACCAACGTTTTCTGACTTCTGGGAGCACGTAGGACACTCAGGACACAGAGAGGAACTGACCTCCCCAGAATCCCATCAgcaaggtcaaagtcaagagAGAAGCCCCATCACTTGCCCCCCTCAACGTACATTTATCTGCTCATTTGTCTCAGGTTTGGggtggttttttctttttgcttagttATTGTCTGCTTGATGTACAAGCGCTTCAAGTCTAATCTGTGCATACACGAGCTTTTACCTCGAtcgttttcctttttatttacaaaaatgtcaGCATCCCCCGCACATTGCACTATTTTTATCACTTGACCATTTTGCCTTGGGGGCTCTTCCTTATCAGCACAT from Ovis canadensis isolate MfBH-ARS-UI-01 breed Bighorn chromosome 20, ARS-UI_OviCan_v2, whole genome shotgun sequence includes:
- the MDFI gene encoding myoD family inhibitor isoform X3, with the protein product MRERSESRADVPAQTPSLLPGLEVVTGSAHPVEAALEEGSLEEAAAPSMTQGNDPGAPQALDSTDLDVPIEAVTRQPQGNPLDCTPLVANGSGHPSELGGARRTGNGALGGPKAHRKLQTHPSLASQGSKKSKGSTKSAASQIPLQAQEDCCVHCILSCLFCEFLTLCNLVLDCATCGSCSSEDSCLCCCCCGSGECADCDLPCDLDCGILDACCESADCLEICMECCGLCFSS
- the MDFI gene encoding myoD family inhibitor isoform X2; amino-acid sequence: MSQVSGQHPPHCDAPHGAPSAAPGPAQTPSLLPGLEVVTGSAHPVEAALEEGSLEEAAAPSMTQGNDPGAPQALDSTDLDVPIEAVTRQPQGNPLDCTPLVANGSGHPSELGGARRTGNGALGGPKAHRKLQTHPSLASQGSKKSKGSTKSAASQIPLQAQEDCCVHCILSCLFCEFLTLCNLVLDCATCGSCSSEDSCLCCCCCGSGECADCDLPCDLDCGILDACCESADCLEICMECCGLCFSS
- the MDFI gene encoding myoD family inhibitor isoform X1, with the translated sequence MLRAALGTREARMSPTGFPEGTASGGVGTRSVPQLRTAGGDRGGGRSVPEKLDHSSSLGQRDLGATNTQTIGTRSRADVPAQTPSLLPGLEVVTGSAHPVEAALEEGSLEEAAAPSMTQGNDPGAPQALDSTDLDVPIEAVTRQPQGNPLDCTPLVANGSGHPSELGGARRTGNGALGGPKAHRKLQTHPSLASQGSKKSKGSTKSAASQIPLQAQEDCCVHCILSCLFCEFLTLCNLVLDCATCGSCSSEDSCLCCCCCGSGECADCDLPCDLDCGILDACCESADCLEICMECCGLCFSS